From the genome of Alteromonas stellipolaris:
CGATATCCCATGTGGTGTCGCTTGCTGCTTCTTCTTCGGTTAGAGTAACTTGCGTTTGTGTATCTAAATCAAAATAAACGGCAACGGGTTCCGACGTACTCCCTGTGCCATACGGTCCATAAATGGTAGCCACTTCGTTGCTGTTTCCGCCTTCATCACCCGCACTATCATCTGATCCATCGCCGCTGTCTTCACCGCTTTGGTCAGGCGTTTCAACGATTGGATCACTGCTATCAGAGCCACCGCATGCAACAAGCCCCAAAGTCATCGCAAGTAGTAATGCTAAGTATGTTTTATTCATATGTATGTTCCTTTTTGAGTTGTGTGTTTAGCCGTTGTTATCAATAGATAAAACGGCGCCTATGCTTACTTCTCTTATTTGCTTTTTTGTTAGATTTTTCTGTCTTTAGGTAGTTGTTCTTAATTGCTCGGTTTCTGCAGACGAATTAGTACTGGTAACTCACGCCTAGATAAACTCGTCGAGCTGAAATAGGGCGAGCATCAAAAGCCCCCGCCGAAAGTGAATCGGGTGAGCGATGTTCATCGGTAAGGTTTTCAACCCCCAAGCGGGTTTGCCAATGGCTAGAAAAGTCATGCTGCACCACGGCATTTAAGGTGGTGTAGCTGTCTTTCGCGGTAACGGTGTAACCAGAGGTGGGAGAAACGTCGTTTTCATGCACGCCATACAGTTGAACGCTGGTATCCGTTTTATCAAATTGGTAGGTCACTGAGGCTTTCACTAAATGCGTGGGTCGTTCGGGCAAGCGCTCAGAATCACCATCTTCTGTATGTAAGTAGCTATAGTTAAGTTGCCACTGCCAGTTATCGTTTTGCGCGCTCACGCTCAAATCCGCACCATACAGCGTGGCTTCATCGAGGTTTTCGTACACAGAGATATCAAGTCCGGCTTCTTGCGAAGCTTCTACATCTACCGCGGTGGTTATAAAATCTTCTGCTTCGGTGTAGTGGAAATCGATATCGGCCTGATACCACCATCGACTTTGTTTCGGGGCTAGTCGCGCGTTCAACCCAATATTGGCACTTAGCGCCGTTTCTGGCACAAGGTCTTCATTTCCCAATACCATGTAACCTAAGTTACTGTGATCGAACACGTAGTAACGTTCTTTTAAATTAGGGACTCGATAACTAGATCCACCGCCACCACGTACTTGTAGTGTGGTCTCATCAAGTTTCCAGCTTTGACTACCACTGAGCTTGGCCGCCGTATGCCAACCAAAATCTGAATCATTTTGTACTCGAAGGCCAAGCAGGGCTTGGGTGTCATTTTGCTGCCAATTGGCTTGCACATACGCTTCGGTGCTTTCTCGGCTAACATCGTCAACTTCTACCGTACCCGTTGCCACATTTTGCTGATCTAAGTTATCGGCATGGGCAACCAATCCCCCTACCCACTCAACATCGCCCAAGGATAAAATTTTCTGCGCTTCAATTTCCGCTAATTGAATATCGGTTTGGCGAAGGCCATTGGTATTCCCGCTTTGTTCATCATGAGACAAATAGCGCCCATTTATATGCCAGCTCTGTTGTTGAGCAAGTTTTACATCATGCTGCCATTGGGTAACGCTAGACACGTAACTGATAATGCTAGATTGCCCTGGAATAGAAGATTGAGGCTTGTCTTTCTGTTCATCCAGCCACTGGCCTTTATAACTAAAATCCAACCCGCTTAAGCGGGTAGATAGTGAAAACTGAACAAAGGATTTATCCACTGCCCCACCATCTTGAGAAACAGTGTCAGTGTCGTAGTCGAAACCCGGGTTAGTAATGTGCTGTGCGGTTAACCCTAGTTGCCAATCTTTTACTGCTTTTGCTGCGCTAACCTTGGCAGTATGTCCTAAGGTATCGCCGTCCAACCCATCATCACTGTAATGCGAAAGCTCATAATCGGCCGATAACTGAGAACCTTCCGGCACATCGGTTATTATATTGATAACCCCACCCATAGCAGAGCTGCCATAAAGAACCGATGCGGCACCGCGTACAATTTCAATCTGCCGAATATTGGCAACGCTAATTTGATCTAAATCGACTGAAGAGCCTGTTGGAGAAATAACTGGCTGACCGTTAATTAACACCAATACATGGTCGCCATTAAAGCCATTTAACTGTACGTTATACCCGTCTTTTTGACTGCGCCTAACCACAACCCCAGGCATAACTTCCAGCACTTGCCGAAGCGTTCCCTTGCTGAGCCTTGAAATTTCCGCTTTATCTATCACATCGACTTTGACCGGAGATGCACCTAGAAGCTTGGGTGTACGTGTTCCCGTTACCACTACGCGTTCAACTGGCGCCTCGGCTTCGGCTAATACATATGCTGGCAGTAGCGCGCTCGCTAATAGCAAAGTAACAGAGTAAGGATGAGTCATTTAATTTACTTTCTAATCAATAATACAAATGATAACAATTTGCATTTGATCTTATTTATTTAAGGAGAAAAAGCAAGCGCTATTGGAAAATAATATTAACCTAGCGACGTCAAACTATTAAAAACGCGAGAGAACACAGCAGGTATTTGTAATATTTCAATAAAAATGTAAACGCATACAATCAAACAATGTAAGCGCTTGCATTTTCATTTTCGCACCCTATACTGACCAACAAAGTGTTAACAAATACCGAACCAATTCGTTAACGCAAAGTAACCAACAAGCTAAATGCGAACACGACATTTCGTTTACTAACAAGTGAATTCAGGGCGTTACCTATGAATCAAACTATAAAAACCACGGCTGGCTCTACAACCACCAGTCAACTTGCACTCGCTACGCTAACGTCGTTATTTTTCATGTGGGGCTTCATTACCGCACTTAACGACATTCTCATCCCCCATTTGAAAGCCTTATTCTCGCTTTCTTATACCCAAGCCATGCTGGTGCAATCGTGCTTCTTTGGCGCCTATTTTCTTATATCTATTCCAGCCGGAAAATTAGTGAGTGCCACTGGGTATCAAAAAGGTATTGGTGTGGGATTAATCACGGCTGCAGTGGGCTGCGTGTTGTTTATTCCCTCGGCGCTATTCACTCAGTACTGGATGTTCTTAGGTGCGTTGTTTGTATTGGCTTCAGGCATCACTATTTTGCAAGTTGCCGCAAACCCTTTGGTGACCATTATGGGGAATCCAGATACCGCTTCTAGCCGGCTTACCATGACCCAAGGGTTTAACTCATTGGGTACAACTGTTGCGCCCATCATTGGCGGTATAGTCTTATTCGGCGCACATGAAGGCATGGAAAACGCAGCAGTAGATGCAAATGCGGTAGTACTTCCCTATTTAACATTAGCCGCTGTACTGGTGGCAATGGCGGTGGTTATGGTGAAAGTAAAACTGCCCTCACCCACGCACAGTGAAATGGATGTTGCCACTACGACAGATACAGGTTTATTAAAACATCGCCACCTATCATTAGGCGCACTAGGTTTATTTTTGTACGTAGGTGCTGAAGTCGCCATTGGCAGCTTCTTGGTAAACTATTTTGGGCTTGAAAGCATTAAAGGCATGAGTGAAAGCCAAGCGTCAAAATACATCGCCTATTACTGGGGTGGCGCTATGGTAGGGCGTTTCATTGGCGCTGCGGTCATGCAAAAAGTGGCCGCGGGTAAACTACTCGCCGTTAATTCATTTGCCTCATGTACACTCATTATTGTTTCGGTATGCAGCAGCGGCAATATCGCTATGTGGACAATTTTAGCAGTAGGACTTTGTAACTCTATCATGTTCCCAACCATTTTCAGTCTTGCACTTAAAGGGCTAGGCCAAAAAACAGCACAAGCCTCTGGCATGTTGTGTTTAGCCATAGTGGGCGGTGCTATTGTGCCACTACTACAGGGTGTTATTGCTGACAACGCGGGTGTACAACTTTCTTTCCTATTGCCGGTTATTTGCTACTTATATATTGCTTATTACGGGCTTCGTGGTGCCACCGTTAACTTGGCTGCTAGCCACAAATAAACAAGGAATTTACTATGAAACTAAGTTCATATTCATTAATTGCCGCAGCATTAGTTATGGCAGGTTGTCAGCCAGCGAAAGACGAGGCTAGCACGCCGAAAACTGCGCAGACTGAGCAAGCAGCACAAAAATCAGTACCCGATTTTTGGCCTGAAATTACTTTTAGCACTGCCAATAGCGAAGCGGTAGAAGAAAAAGTAGACGCTATTTTAGCCACCATGACCCTTGAGCAAAAAGTAGCGCAAACAATTCAGCCAGAAATTCGCGATGTTACCCTTGAAGACATGCGTACTTACGGATTTGGCTCATACTTAAATGGCGGCGGTGCTTTCCCAAATAACGATAAACACGCCACTCCACAAGATTGGATTGCCATTGCTGACGCCATGTATCAAGCATCAATAGACGATTCTGTCGATGGCAGCACCATCCCTACCATGTGGGGAACCGATGCAGTACATGGTCACAACAACGTAATTGGCGCTACCTTATTTCCGCATAATATTGGTTTGGGTGCTATGAACGACCCTGCCATTATTACTCAAATTGCCGAAGCGACTGCCAAGGAAGTGCGTGCGACTGGCATTGATTGGATATTCGCGCCAACGGTTGCGGTAGCCCGTGATGATCGCTGGGGTAGAACTTATGAAAGCTATTCAGAAGACCCGGCCATTGTAGGCGCTTATGCCAAAGCCATTGTATCTGGTATGCAAGGCGATATTGCCAGTGGCAGCATTGATGATAGCCATGTTATCTCAACGGTAAAACACTTTATTGGTGATGGCGGTACACAAGGCGGGGACGACCAAGGCAATAACATTGCCGACGAAGAAAGCTTGTTTCGCATTCACGCACAAGGCTACGTTGAGGGCTTAAATGCTGGCTCACAGTCTGTAATGGCGTCATTCAACAGCTGGCATGGTAAGAAAATTCACGGCAGCAAATACCTACTTACTGATGTGCTAAAAGATAAAATGGGATTCGACGGTTTTATCGTAGGTGACTGGAACGGTCATGGCCAAATTGAAGGCTGTACTAACGAAAGCTGTCCTCAAGCTATGAATGCGGGTCTTGATGTTTTTATGGTGCCTACCAGTGCTTGGAAACCTTTGTATGAGAACACCATTGCACAGGTTAAATCTGGGATTATTCCTCAGTCTCGTCTAGACGATGCGGTACGCCGGGTATTGCGGGTTAAAGTACGTATGGGTTTGTTTGAGCAACCTTCTCCGGCTAACCGCGCGTTATCGGGCAATAGCGAGATTATTGGTGCGCAAGCCCATCGCGATATTGCCCGCGCTGCGGTTCGCAAATCTTTAGTAATGCTTAAGAACCAAGATGCATTACTACCACTAGCACCAAATATGAACGTGGTGGTAGCGGGTGATGCTGCCCATAATATTGGCAAGCAATCAGGAGGCTGGACTATTACGTGGCAAGGAACAGGCAACCAAAATAGCGACTTCCCAGGCGCAACCTCTATTTTTGAAGGTATTCAGCAAACCGTTAGTGAAGCTGGCGGAACGGCTACTTTATTTGAAGGAATGACATTTGATGCACAAGGTTCAACAGACAATAAACCTGATGTAGCCATTATCGTGTTTGGTGAAAACCCTTACGCTGAAGGCAATGGCGATATTTCAAATGTTGAATATCAACGTGGCGACAAGACAGATCTTGCCTTGTTGAAATCTTTCCAAGCCAAAGGTATTCCTGTGGTGTCTGTTTTCATTACCGGCCGCCCGTTGTGGGTAAACCCAGAAATTAACGCCAGTGATGCCTTTGTAGTAGCCTGGTTACCTGGCTCTGAAGGCCAAGGTGTTGCCGATGTTTTATTCACCAAAAAAGACGGTGAAATTAACTATCCAATGCACGGAAAACTTTCGTTCTCGTGGCCAGCTACCCCTACGCAAATCGTGAACAAAGATGACGGTAACACCGCACAATTTGCTTACGGTTATGGGTTAACATTTGGTGATACCGATCCTATCGAAGCGCCGCTGTCTGAGTCGACTGGCGTTGATGCTAACGCGCCGTTACCTGCCCATGATGTTTACGTACTTTCTACACAAAAACCATGGCAGCTAATAATTAAAGACGCTTCGGGTGATACGACTGTAACAAGCAATACAGTGGAATCTGAAGGCGCTAGCGTGCGTACCACCGACCGCATGGTGCAAGAAGATAGCTTGTCACTCACATTTACCGACCAAGCTACTGTCGGCTTCTATTCACCTTTCCCTGAAGATATGCGTGATTACAGCGACGATGAGTCGGCACTTGTGCTAGATGTAAAATTGGCACAAGGCCTAGATAACCTTAGTGTGTCTATTGGTTGTAGTAGCAGTGATTGCGGTGTGTCGTTACCGTTGAATTCCTTCGCAGCTAATTCAACCGAGTGGCAAACGGTTGTTATTCCTTCACGCTGTTTCGTAGAAGCAGGCGCATCATTTGCTGAGCTTTTCTCACCATTTGCGCTTAACGCTAACGCGTCGGCATCGTTATTGGTATCTAATGTACGCTTTGAAGCAAATGCCTCTAGTGATGATGGAGCAATGTCAGACATTGCGTGCCCATAGCGAGTGATTGCTGGGCTAGCGAGTTAATGTTTAGTTTAGCTGGGCTTAACTTCGCCTATCTGGGCTTAAGTTAACCTTACCTAGCATCTAGATTACAAACATCAAAAACGGGAGCTTACGCTCCCGTTTTTTTATATTTATAAACTAGATGTTTTAGTTTTTAGCCGCGATAAAACTAGTCTGATCCTTGTGGCATTAGATGAGTTGGAATAGGTGCACGTCGACTTTGGATTTTGGGCCCATACCACGTCGTAAGGTAATCTAAGATGACAGGTTCAGCCTCACCTAAGGGCCAAAGCTTTTGCGTGCTCTGCATCCAGCGAATAGTTTCAAGCCAACGTTCGCGGCTCATTTGATTTTGCGAAATAAGCTTAGCGGAATGACAGGCAGTACAGTGTGCAGCCACCATATTATGCCCCGTAGCATCAACAAGCCCTGTCGCGGGGTTGAGCTTATGTTCGTTAGCTAGCGTTACTAGTGATGTAGCACATAACACCGATAGCATTAGCGCGCTTGTCAGCCTGCTCATTGGCTACACTACCTTTACTGCAATGCGATGACACGCATTGTTTAAGTAACCTTTAGGGTTCCAACCAGGTAGCACCATTGGCTGAGAACGACCATTTGCATCTTCAGCTCGCGCCCAAATTTCATAGTAGCCAGCCTGCTTGAAGTTAATTTCTGAATTAAAGTGCTGCCAAGCATGCCTATTAACGGGCTTCGACAAGGTACTTTGTTGCCAAGTTTGCCCAAAATCAATTGAGGTAAACACCTTGGCTATTGAAGCTTCGCCGCTCCATGCATGCCCGCGTACTGCCAACGCTTTGCCCTTGTTGTGATCGGCACCGGACTTGGGGTGGGTAATCAAGGATTTCACCGGCATGGCTTCAATAATACACATTTCGTCTTCTGGCACACTCGTGCCTGGTGCGACTGGTTTGCACGGCACACGATAGGCATTGCCGCCCATTTTCGCGCCATCGTGTACCCGATCGCGAATAACAATTTTCGACAACCACTTGCCCGAGGTAGAAGCTGGCCAGCCGCCAAACATTAACCGCATGGGGAAACCGTTCATTAGCGGTAGCGGTTCGCCATTCATTTCAAAGGCAATTAACGATTCATCTTCTAATGCTTTACCTATAGGCACGCCACGGGAAATAGCCGCTTTACCTGGCGTGCGGCTTAAATGTAAA
Proteins encoded in this window:
- a CDS encoding sugar MFS transporter; the protein is MNQTIKTTAGSTTTSQLALATLTSLFFMWGFITALNDILIPHLKALFSLSYTQAMLVQSCFFGAYFLISIPAGKLVSATGYQKGIGVGLITAAVGCVLFIPSALFTQYWMFLGALFVLASGITILQVAANPLVTIMGNPDTASSRLTMTQGFNSLGTTVAPIIGGIVLFGAHEGMENAAVDANAVVLPYLTLAAVLVAMAVVMVKVKLPSPTHSEMDVATTTDTGLLKHRHLSLGALGLFLYVGAEVAIGSFLVNYFGLESIKGMSESQASKYIAYYWGGAMVGRFIGAAVMQKVAAGKLLAVNSFASCTLIIVSVCSSGNIAMWTILAVGLCNSIMFPTIFSLALKGLGQKTAQASGMLCLAIVGGAIVPLLQGVIADNAGVQLSFLLPVICYLYIAYYGLRGATVNLAASHK
- a CDS encoding glycoside hydrolase family 3 protein — encoded protein: MKLSSYSLIAAALVMAGCQPAKDEASTPKTAQTEQAAQKSVPDFWPEITFSTANSEAVEEKVDAILATMTLEQKVAQTIQPEIRDVTLEDMRTYGFGSYLNGGGAFPNNDKHATPQDWIAIADAMYQASIDDSVDGSTIPTMWGTDAVHGHNNVIGATLFPHNIGLGAMNDPAIITQIAEATAKEVRATGIDWIFAPTVAVARDDRWGRTYESYSEDPAIVGAYAKAIVSGMQGDIASGSIDDSHVISTVKHFIGDGGTQGGDDQGNNIADEESLFRIHAQGYVEGLNAGSQSVMASFNSWHGKKIHGSKYLLTDVLKDKMGFDGFIVGDWNGHGQIEGCTNESCPQAMNAGLDVFMVPTSAWKPLYENTIAQVKSGIIPQSRLDDAVRRVLRVKVRMGLFEQPSPANRALSGNSEIIGAQAHRDIARAAVRKSLVMLKNQDALLPLAPNMNVVVAGDAAHNIGKQSGGWTITWQGTGNQNSDFPGATSIFEGIQQTVSEAGGTATLFEGMTFDAQGSTDNKPDVAIIVFGENPYAEGNGDISNVEYQRGDKTDLALLKSFQAKGIPVVSVFITGRPLWVNPEINASDAFVVAWLPGSEGQGVADVLFTKKDGEINYPMHGKLSFSWPATPTQIVNKDDGNTAQFAYGYGLTFGDTDPIEAPLSESTGVDANAPLPAHDVYVLSTQKPWQLIIKDASGDTTVTSNTVESEGASVRTTDRMVQEDSLSLTFTDQATVGFYSPFPEDMRDYSDDESALVLDVKLAQGLDNLSVSIGCSSSDCGVSLPLNSFAANSTEWQTVVIPSRCFVEAGASFAELFSPFALNANASASLLVSNVRFEANASSDDGAMSDIACP
- a CDS encoding TonB-dependent receptor plug domain-containing protein, translated to MTHPYSVTLLLASALLPAYVLAEAEAPVERVVVTGTRTPKLLGASPVKVDVIDKAEISRLSKGTLRQVLEVMPGVVVRRSQKDGYNVQLNGFNGDHVLVLINGQPVISPTGSSVDLDQISVANIRQIEIVRGAASVLYGSSAMGGVINIITDVPEGSQLSADYELSHYSDDGLDGDTLGHTAKVSAAKAVKDWQLGLTAQHITNPGFDYDTDTVSQDGGAVDKSFVQFSLSTRLSGLDFSYKGQWLDEQKDKPQSSIPGQSSIISYVSSVTQWQHDVKLAQQQSWHINGRYLSHDEQSGNTNGLRQTDIQLAEIEAQKILSLGDVEWVGGLVAHADNLDQQNVATGTVEVDDVSRESTEAYVQANWQQNDTQALLGLRVQNDSDFGWHTAAKLSGSQSWKLDETTLQVRGGGGSSYRVPNLKERYYVFDHSNLGYMVLGNEDLVPETALSANIGLNARLAPKQSRWWYQADIDFHYTEAEDFITTAVDVEASQEAGLDISVYENLDEATLYGADLSVSAQNDNWQWQLNYSYLHTEDGDSERLPERPTHLVKASVTYQFDKTDTSVQLYGVHENDVSPTSGYTVTAKDSYTTLNAVVQHDFSSHWQTRLGVENLTDEHRSPDSLSAGAFDARPISARRVYLGVSYQY